In one window of Pieris brassicae chromosome 10, ilPieBrab1.1, whole genome shotgun sequence DNA:
- the LOC123715687 gene encoding 2-oxo-4-hydroxy-4-carboxy-5-ureidoimidazoline decarboxylase-like, with product MTHCLLPCRSQYAFRSKMYSVHEVNSMPDDRFVWVFGNVIELCKDAAVWVKKKRPFNRLADLCTEFHKYLDNLSVEEKLVILKSHPDLAGRLAALGELTKESTEEQKSAGLDKINAEQKSIINACNERYKFKFGFPFIICARENKVQSIIDGLHSRILNSRDQEIETGINEVKKICKLRILDIVNEN from the exons ATGACTCATTGTTTGCTACCATGTCGATCTCAGTACGCATTCAGATCCAAAATGTATAGTGTGCATGAAGTGAATTCTATGCCTGATGACCGTTTTGTGTGGGTGTTTGGGAATGTCATAGAGTTGTGTAAAGACGCCGCCGTGTGGGTAAAGAAAAAACGCCCTTTCAACAGATTAGCCGACCTTTGTACCGAGTTCCACAAATATTTGGACAATCTTAGTGTTGAAG AAAAGCTAGTTATACTCAAATCACACCCGGATCTGGCAGGACGCCTTGCAGCTCTCGGTGAGCTAACGAAGGAATCTACAGAAGAACAAAAAAGTGCTGGATTGGATAAAATAAATGCAGAACagaaatcaataataaatgcaTGTAACGAACG GTACAAATTCAAATTCGGATTTCCGTTTATAATTTGCGCAAGGGAAAATAAGGTACAATCAATCATCGATGGACTACACAGCCGTATACTGAATTCCCGAGATCAAGAAATCGAAACTGGAATAAATGAagtcaaaaaaatatgtaaactaAGAATTCTAGACattgtaaatgaaaattag
- the LOC123715643 gene encoding putative nuclease HARBI1 has translation MDNLDDFVEFYEYSRKHRASGPRCYLRDFSNPFEKYSVTEFHSRFGFTQNSVKNILIPLLEPDLKATSRRGLPFPPEIMVLLTLRYFATGSFQKLDSNDMNICQQSMSRIVTRVANALAKKMKKIVKFPSRFEEVNKVKRMFYNIANFPGVIGCIDCTHIKIKNPGGLSSEVFRNSSGYFSINVQAVVGPSLEFYNMVSRWPGSTHDSFIYNNSALKQQLESGNIQGVLLGDNDYSVSNVLLTPFLSPNSHAQEKYNQSHNMTRNVVDRAFDVWKKKFPCLQEGMAIKIETVVAVVCACATLHNISLQICETLNSDQELVDVDLSQENNNSGSLFRQSLVDKYFE, from the exons ATGGATAACCTCGATGACTTTGTGGAGTTTTATGAGTATTCACGAAAACACCGAGCATCGGGACCTAGATGTTATTTACGTGACTTTTCAAATCCGTTTGAAAAATATAGCGTTACTGAATTTCATTCCCGATTTGGGTTCACGCAAAAttctgttaaaaatattctaataccTTTATTAGAGCCTGATCTTAAAGCCACCTCCAGGAGGGGCTTGCCTTTTCCTCCTGAAATAATGGTTCTATTAACATTACGTTATTTCGCAACTGGTAGTTTTCAG AAGCTTGATAGCAATGATATGAATATTTGCCAACAGTCTATGTCCCGTATAGTCACTAGAGTTGCAAATGCTTTAgcaaagaaaatgaaaaaaattgttaaatttccTTCAAGATTTGAAGAGGTTAACAAAGTgaa ACGCATGTTTTACAATATTGCTAATTTTCCTGGAGTAATTGGGTGTATAGACTGtacacatattaaaataaaaaaccctGGTGGATTGTCTTCCGAGGTTTTCAGAAATAGCTCAGGTTATTTTTCAATCAATGTACAGGCAGTAGTAGGGCCAAGTTTGGAATTCTATAATATGGTTTCCCGATGGCCTGGTAGTACTCatgatagttttatttataacaacagTGCTCTTAAACAACAACTTGAGTCAGGGAATATTCAGGGTGTTTTACTTGGTGACAATGACTATTCTGTAAGCAATGTACTACTTACACCATTTCTGTCACCAAATTCACATGCACAAGAAAAATACAATCAGAGTCATAACATGACAAGAAATGTTGTGGACAGGGCATTTGATGTCTGGAAAAAAAAGTTTCCATGCCTACAAGAGGGCATGgctattaaaattgaaactgTGGTTGCTGTTGTTTGTGCATGTGcaacattacataatatttctttGCAAATATGTGAAACATTAAATAGTGATCAGGAATTAGTTGATGTGGACTTGTCacaagaaaataataactCTGGCTCATTGTTTAGACAGTCACTTGTGGACAAATATTTTgagtaa
- the LOC123715644 gene encoding myb/SANT-like DNA-binding domain-containing protein 3, with amino-acid sequence MAKMSRKRVANFTPDEKAVLAQLVHNRPVIESKHTDGKTIQKKKAAWETLTLEFNCKTHVHQRDTGTLKRAWDNMKAHARKVRASQCGELNETGGLPDFKKSPKDEAIYPMVEEVEPLKFCEITNSVDSDGVLLSSNDESQNENTDLIEPNDLDIINHQEQEAPPEFTQGYSNDVKSKHLKTADYIRREAIIRIKHYEKKKKMEMKILEAQLETAESERRAAIMEEERSRIRLELSKKELDNLMQTTQTFPM; translated from the exons atGGCGAAAATGTCTCGCAAGCGTGTGGCTAATTTCACACCCGACGAAAAGGCAGTCTTAGCTCAATTAGTACATAACAGGCCCGTAATTGAATCCAAACATACCGATGGTAAAACGATACAAAAGAAGAAAGCAGCTTGGGAGACATTAACACTGGAGTTTAATTGCAAAACACATGTGCATCAG cgTGATACTGGTACTTTGAAAAGGGCTTGGGACAATATGAAGGCCCATGCCCGAAAAGTAAGAGCTAGCCAATGTGGGGAATTAAATGAGACTGGTGGGCTACCAGATTTTAAGAAGTCACCCAAAGACGAAGCCATCTATCCCATGGTTGAAGAG GTGGAACCTCTGAAATTTTGTGAAATTACCAACTCTGTTGATAGTGATGGAGTTTTATTAAGTTCTAATGATGAGTCACAAAATGAAAATACTGATCTAATAG aaccCAATGATTTGGACATAATAAACCACCAAGAACAGGAAGCTCCTCCTGAGTTTACGCAAGGTTATTCTAATGATGTGAAGAGTAAGCATTTGAAAACAGCAGACTATATTAGGAGAGAAGCTATAATTAGAATCAAACACTAtgaaaaaaagaagaaaatggaaatgaaaattttagaagcacaa TTGGAGACAGCTGAATCAGAGAGAAGAGCTGCTATCATGGAAGAAGAAAGAAGTAGAATACGTTTAGAGTTATCCAAAAAGGAACTAGACAATTTAATGCAGACTACACAAACTTTTCCTATGTAG
- the LOC123715688 gene encoding proteasome maturation protein, producing the protein MSFGLPSVKVRAEHDANLCKPINEGSFGLPDPMIAGLTSTRHKLAVAHPLQVSEKNYYLNEEKMNMAMLRNIQGLHAPLKLSMEKKFSSKIGRLPFLSSSNLQSEVLTGRYLDIGFEDILNVPELCEVAGQPHAVVERSLGLL; encoded by the exons ATG AGTTTTGGTCTTCCCTCTGTTAAAGTTAGAGCAGAGCACGATGCTAATTTGTGCAAACCAATTAATGAAGGATCTTTTGGTTTACCTGATCCTATGATCGCCGGCTTGACTTCCACCCGACACAAGTTGGCTGTAGCACATCCTCTTCAAGTATCTGAGAAGAAT TATTACCTCAATGAAGAAAAGATGAACATGGCAATGCTCAGAAACATTCAGGGTCTTCATGCTCCTTTGAAATTGTCTATGGAGAAAAAGTTTTCCAGCAAG atTGGTCGATTGCCATTCTTGTCAAGCTCTAATCTTCAGTCTGAAGTGCTGACTGGAAGGTACTTAGACATTGGTTTTGAAGATATCCTTAATGTACCAGAGCTTTGTGAAGTCGCTGGACAACCACATGCAGTTGTTGAAAGATCTTTAGGTTTACTGTGA